AGTATTACCGTGAAACCGGCAAGTACCTCGAAAGAACGTCCGAGTGGGTAGAACGGATGGGTCTCGAACAGATCAAAGCCGTTATAATGGATAATGAAGAAGAACGTAAAGCCCTGCAAGAAAGAGTCGAGCTTGCCCTTCGTTATGTAGAGGATCCATGGAAGAAGGTTCTGGGAGATACTGAAGTACAGCAGCAATTGTATGGCGTGAAAGTGAACTGATCTTGAAAGGAGAATACTCCGCATGAACACTGAGGCTACAACATTTTACACCGCAGGACAAATCTCTGATTTCCCTGCACAATTAGGCCGGGTTGTTACGATTAAAGATAAAGAGATTGCCGTCTTCCACCTCTCAAACGGAGATGTCTGTGCCGTAGAGAATCATAATCCTCATCCCAAGGGCGGTCCTCTTGCAGAAGGCATCGTATCAGGACATTATGTATATGATCCGTTGTATGATTGGAAAATTGACCTGTACACAGGTCAAGTGCAGGAGCCCGATACGGGAGAGGTTCAGGTCTTCCCTGTCAAAACCGAAGATCATACGGTCTGGATCGCAGTCTAGCACACCTATTGGAGTGGAGGGAGCACTATCCATGTTTAAACCTACTGTAGAAGCCATCATCGAAGCAGCCGTAAGCAAGAGAGATCATATGAATGAACAGCTGCCCCGATATTTCATATCCACCCTGCTTGCAGGAGCCTATGTTGGTCTAGCCATTATCTTAATATTTACCCTGGGAGGCCCACTAGCGGCAGCCGGATCTCCCTTCCAGGGCTTGGTCATGGGCGCATCCTTCGGGCTGGCTCTCACCCTGGTCATTTTCGCAGGATCTGAGCTGTTTACAGGTAACCATATGTTTTTTACCATGAGCACATTGGCTGGAAGAACGACGTATAAGGATACGTTCAAAAATTGGGGAATCGTATTTGTCGGCAATTTAATCGGCGCATTGCTGCTATGTCTTCTGATTCTCGGTACCGGATTATTCAAGGCAGCTCCTGCCGAGCACCTTATATTTACAGCTGCAGCGAATAAAATGACCGCTCCGTTAACCGAACTATTCTTTCGAGGAATACTATGTAACTGGCTCGTCTGTCTCGCAATCTGGATGAGCTTCCGGGCCAAAGACGATATTTCAAAGCTTGTCCTCATTTGGTGGTGCCTGTTCGCATTCATCGCCAGCGGTTATGAACACAGTGTCGCCAATATGACCTTGTTATCACTCGCCTCTCTGCTCCCGAATGCACCCGAAGTGATCACACTTGGAGGCTGGCTCCACAATATGATTCCGGTTACCCTTGGTAACATGGTTGGAGGAATCTTGTTTATGGGCATGGCTTACTGGTTTATCTCGCCGGTAAGATCCAAGAACGTATCCAAGGCTGCTACGGAACATGCAGATCAAGTTCATAAGCATGTATCATAGATTCATCGTAAATGTAATTATTAAAAAATGGCTCTGTGGATAATCCACAGAGCCATTCCTATTTTGTACTAATAAATTATTCTATAACTACGACTAATCCAAATGCCGCTCATACATAAACCATGAACAGAAACGAATTAGGGGAACCAGTAGAAGGATGGCACCCACATACCCATTAATAAAAATAAATGAAATGATGGAGAGTAGAATTGATACAGCAGTCATCCAATTGGCTGCGGTCCCATTGATCGGCTCATCACTAATAACGAAGGATTGACATCCCTTGAGAGCGCTGGCATAACAAGCATTATGGTAAGCCAACAATGACATGAATGATAAGCTGACAACCAAATCGTGCCTGGATTCAATCTCAGCATGACAGTGTACACAGTATATGGTTCTAGTATGTCCCACAGTAGTGCCTCCCTATCAGGTACAATCCCAGTCATTATACCACAATATGGTAAGGCACTCATCTCTACTTCACT
This sequence is a window from Paenibacillus urinalis. Protein-coding genes within it:
- a CDS encoding formate/nitrite transporter family protein yields the protein MFKPTVEAIIEAAVSKRDHMNEQLPRYFISTLLAGAYVGLAIILIFTLGGPLAAAGSPFQGLVMGASFGLALTLVIFAGSELFTGNHMFFTMSTLAGRTTYKDTFKNWGIVFVGNLIGALLLCLLILGTGLFKAAPAEHLIFTAAANKMTAPLTELFFRGILCNWLVCLAIWMSFRAKDDISKLVLIWWCLFAFIASGYEHSVANMTLLSLASLLPNAPEVITLGGWLHNMIPVTLGNMVGGILFMGMAYWFISPVRSKNVSKAATEHADQVHKHVS
- the nirD gene encoding nitrite reductase small subunit NirD, translating into MNTEATTFYTAGQISDFPAQLGRVVTIKDKEIAVFHLSNGDVCAVENHNPHPKGGPLAEGIVSGHYVYDPLYDWKIDLYTGQVQEPDTGEVQVFPVKTEDHTVWIAV